AGGCGAGCTTGCCCTCCTCCTGGTAGAAGCCGCTTGGATCGAAGGCACTCAACATGCTCTCTATTTCCGTCTCGACGACAGGCGCAGGAGATACCAGTTCGAAGCTGTAGGTCCCGTTCGTATGGAGCGTGAGATTGAAGAACGCGAGGGCTCCCGACTGTGCGGTATAGGTGATCGAAGTATCTGAAGAACCGGTAATGATCAGCTCGTAGCCTGCCGGCATGCCTGTCCAGATCAGCGAACCTTCACCGAAGCTGTCGAGGAAGCCCTGAGCATCCGGCCCCACGTCGAACTCATAAACTCCATCATACGTTCCGGCCACGTTCCCGATGGCCAGGTTCAGGCTGGTCAGGCTAGGTGTGTCGTCAATGATGTCGACCGTCAGCGTCGCCGATGCCGTGCTTCCGCCCACACCGGTCACACTGAGCGACACGCTGTCCGTCAGGGTTTCGTCGGTACTACTGGTCGGCACCCCATGCATCTGGGCTTCACCAAGGGCGTAGACATAGCTGACGGTGCCGGCACTGGCTGTGCCGCTGAAACCGGTCAGGTACAGTGTGCCCATGACGGTGGAAATCGCTAACGATGGCGTGGCCTCGCTGAAGCCCTGCAACTGAGCCAGGGTAAAGCTCTGACCGCCCACCGTGACGCTGGCGATGCCGTCGGTGGCTGCAACATGGAAGCTACCGCTAGCGCTCTCACGGGTATCGGACTCAGAGGTCAGGCCGGCTTCGTGAACGGTGCTGTCGGCGCCGCTGGCATTGACGATCACCTGGGCACTGTCGTCCGCGCCCAGGATGGACAGGCTCAGGGTGGCGCTGGAGGTGTCGCCATCGGCATCGGTAATGGTGTAGCCGAGGCTGAAATTCAGCAGCTCATCGGCGCCCAGCGCCTGCACGGCGGCCAGGTTGTTGTCGAGTGTGAAGCTCCAGCTGCCGTCGGGGTTCAACACTAGGCTGCCGTACTGGCCGAGCTCGGCCAGTTGTTCAGCGCTGACATCCCAGGTCAATGAGCCGAAACCGTCTGCGCCTAGGGTGTCGTTGGCGAGAACGCTGCCGCTGAGTACGTTGCCGGCAGCGTCTTCGGCCACGGTACCGCCGTGGTCGTCGGCAGCCTGGGGCACGTCGTCGACGATGTCGATGACCAGACTGTCACTGGCGGTGCTGCCATCGCTGTCGGTGACGACCAGGCTGAAGCTGTCGCTGGTCGCGTCGCCGTCGGTGGCGCCGTCCAGGGTGTAGGTCCAGCTGTAGCTGCCGTCGGTGAGCGTGACGACCAGGGTGCCGTGCGTACCCGCGACCGTGCCGCCATTGGTGACGTTGACGCCTTTGATGAAGAGCGATTGTAGCCCGTCGTTGCCGGTGTCGATGGCAAGGGTGCCGCTGGTGGCGTGCGAGCCGTCGCCCGCGCTGCCGCTCGGCAGGCCGGCTTCGGCGACGCTGCTACTGTCGGCATTGACGGCAATCACCGGTATGGAGTCGGGCGCGACCGTGACGGTCAGGGTGGCGCTGGACGTGTCGCCATCGGCATCAGTAATCGCGTAGTCGATCACCGCCTCGCCCTCGAAGCCCGGCGCCGGAGTGAAGGTGACCTCCCCGTTGGCCTGGAAGCTCAGCGTGCCCTGGCTGGGATTGCGCAGGCTCGCCGAGGTCAGCCTCATGCCATCGGCGCCCGCACTGTCGTTACCCACCACATTGACGATGACGGCGGTGTCTTCATCGGTGCTAGCACTATCGTCAGCCGCCTGCGGAGCGTCGTCGACGAAGGTAAGCTGGAGCGTACCCGTGGCGCTGCCGCTACTGCTCGACACGGTGTAGACCAGGCTGGCAAGTGCATCGTCCATGCCCATACCGTGCAACAAGTTGTTCACTTGGATGATAGTGAACGCGCCCGTTGCAGGGTCGAGCTCGACGGTAAACACCGTGACCCCACGCGCCTCTGAAATCGCCTGGAGTGTGTTGGTAGCGGCATTCCAATTGAACAGCAGTGTCTCGCCGCCCAGTTGGAGTTGCGCACCGTTCATGCCGGCAAAGGTCACGCTGCCATCACTGCCAGAGCCAAAGGAAGCCGGCAGAACACCGCTGGCAACCGAACTGCTACCGCCCAGCGTTTCGACATCATGCAGCGTCGCTTCGATACTCCCCGCCGTTGGCGGGGTACCGGCAGGCGCTTGAGGTTCCTCCACTTCCTCGGCTTCCTCCGCCACGAAAGCGCCTCCCTGCTCTTCCGACGGCCTGCCCAGTGCATTCAAGCCGAAGTTGTATGCCAGGGGATCGACATTCTCGACGATACGGGCCAAGCGTACGAAACTATGGCCTCCATCGGCCCCACCACCAGGGCCGGCTCCTGCGGCGGTGGCATCGAGCACGTCAAGCAGATCCGCCGAGTCGTCATCCAGCGCCGAGAGCAGCGCTTCGAGGTCCTCGTCGAGGGCAGCGAACTCGCTCGCATCGGCAGGCTGGTCGGCACCAAGCTCTTGTGTCAAGACTACCTGCTCGCCACCTTCAATCAGGGTGGGGGCGAAGCTATCGCCAAAGTCGAGCTGCACACCCCCTCCATTGGATGTGATGACAGTTTCGCCTTCCTGCAGCGCGTCTCCGACATGTAGCTCGCGCAGATTGCCCGAGGCATCACGTGCCCAGGCCTGACCGGAGAGAGAGATAACGGTTGCAATAGACATGAGGGATCACCCCGCAAAATGAAAAAACTGTTTACGAGGCTCGCCACGGCCAAACGGTCCATGCCTGGAGGGCGTGCTTAAGATGAAGTATGGGCCAAGGCTTACAGCGCGATATTGGACCGTAGTACAGTGTGAGAGAAAAAGTTGAGGCCGATCAAGAGTTAGTGTGAGTGGTTATCAATAAAAAATGCCCGGCCTAGGCCGGGCGTCTATAGTCCTTGCGGTAAATCAGTCGATATTGAGGCTCGACTTCAGCGCCTCGAGATCCCCACTGAAGTTCTCCAGCACGATGACCTGGTCGGCCAGCGCATTGTCGAAGTTCCCCTCATCGGTTCCGAAGTTGCCTTCCGTGCTGATGTAGAGCTTGGTGGTGCCGCTCCCATCGGCTTCGAAGCGCAGGTGCTCGAGCCCATTGCCGTCGCTGAGCAATTCGCTCAGATCCAGGCTGTCACCCTGGGCCAACGAGAAGTCCTCGACAGTATCGACCGCGGCGCTGCCCTCTTCGCCCTGGTCACCGAGTTTCCAGGCGAAGGTATCTGCGCCAAGGCCGCCGAGAAGGGTGTCGTCACCAGCACCGCCGATCAGAGCGTCATCGCCCGCACCGCCGATCAGGACGTCATCCCCCGCACCGCCGATCAGGACGTCATCCCCCGAGCCTCCGTCGAGGAAATCATTGCCGCCATCGGCTCGCTGAGTATCTACCAGCTCCTCCCAGCGTGACTTCACATAGGCGATTATCTCAGCGTCGCTCGGGGCCTCACCTGGAGTGCCCTCCGCCCAGCGCAAGTATTCGACCAGCCCCGCATAGCCCAGTCCATCGTGGCTGCCATCGGAGAAGATCTCGCCAGTGTCGAGGTTCGTCCACTCGAGGTGGTCGGAATTGATGGCATCGCCGAAGATGATGTCATCACCGTCACCGCCGGTGAGCACGTCGTCTCCCAGCTCGGCCAACTCATCGCTGCTAGAGCCACCCTTGAGTGCGGCGTCGAGGTCCTCTGCTGTATTGACGATATCCACATAACCGAAGGGAGCCGTGACTGTCGTCGCTCCGTTGCTTGCTGTCAGGTACCCTTCACCAGCCACTTCGGAATTGTCAAAAAACTTCAAGATATGCTCGCTTACACCACTGCCGATACCAGTGGCATGCACGGCTGAGACCGCCGAGAGTTCTTCGAAAGCCTCCACCGAAGCATTGAAAGTATTTATATCAGTTGCATCACCTGGCCCACGCAAATTTCCGTCAGCGTCATAGTACTTTGTCGGATCTCCGTCGGTCAGAAAGTAGGTCAGGTTCTTGAAGCCATCACTAACTGATGCATCGTTTCCATGCTGGGCATTGAACCAGGCAACAGCCTGCTCGAACGCCGATTCATAGTTCGTTCCCCCACCAGCCGAGACCGCATCAATAGCTAGCAAGAGATCGTTTACGTTGTCAGCGTTAAGATTCTGGATGCTGGCCAAGGTGCTAGCGTGATAGGAGAAGACCATCAGCTGTACATTGACGGTGCCGTCGTGCTCCTTGAGCTGATTGGCCAAGTTCACCAGCGCCTGCTTGGTCAAGTCCATGCGACTCAGGTAGCCAGTACCCGAGTAGTCATTCATGCTGCCGGAAGCATCGACGATCAGCGAGATATTGTAGTTCTGACCGGGCTCGACGATGGTGAACTTGCCTCCCGCATCGCCTATCAATACATCACTGCCACTGGTGCTGTCGTGATTATTCTCGCTGTTGTTGCCGACGTAGAGCGCATCAGGGGCTGGCGAAGACAACGTAATGCTGCTGTCGACGGTATCCCCATCAGCATCCTGGCCTTCGATCTTCAGTTCGATATCGAAGTCAGAGGCAGTTCCGCCCGTCTGGAACGAAAGGTCACCAAGTTTGAAGTTGTCTCCGTTGGCACCAGTGACCTCGATGGCTTCAAAGGGCTCCTCAGTCTCGACTCGATAGCTCCAGCCATCCTTCACTCCGTCGATGCGGATGCCATCCCCAACCTGGGTCAATGTGACTTCAGAGGTAACGTCGACGCCATTGCCATCGAGAACGACGATGTCGTCTGGCGACAGTGTCAGATATTGATCCGTGACGTCTGAGGGGTGGCCACTGCTGGCCTCGGCATCGGCCACTGCCTTGACGATGAACGAGGCAGTGCTATTTTTCCCGCCGGTCAGGTAAACGTCCTGAGTGAACTGCGTGGCTTGCTGGCGAGCTTCCCATTCGGGAGAACCAGATACGCCTGTGAAACTCAGCCCCTGCAGGAAATCGAAGCGGATGAATTCACCGTTCGTAATACTCTGGCCTTCGCTGACACCCAACCGCCCTGAGCTGGTATTGATCGTGTCATTTGTGGTGGATGAGATCAGCACGTCATTAGCGATATCGCCATCCTCGGAGTTCAGCGCATAGTAGCCAGAGTTGCCGCCGCTGATGCCCGCCGCGATGTTGCCTTCGACCAGTGTGCCGTTCAGAACCTGGTCATTCACCTGGATAGTGAATCCGTCGCCATTCGGCTTGAGCGTCACGACGAAGGCTTCTTCGCCACTCTCGGTCATAGCCGTCAGTTGCTGCCCATCGCTACTCAACGCATAGAAGAGCGGCTGGCCCTCGAACGAGAGTGCATTGCCATCCGTGTCGACGGCCGGCTGACCCTCCAGGCTGGCCTTGAACACAACGTTGCCCAAGCCATCGGCCCCAACCGCATCGGCGAAGTTGAGCTTTCCTGCCGCACCATCGACAAGCGCCGCGGCATCCGGCGTGAACTCGCTGGGAATGTCGTCGACGATATCGATGGTCAAGCTGGCATTGGCGCTGTCACCGTCGCTGTCGGTGACCACCAGTGCGAAGCTATCCTTCACGCCATCAATGTTAGGCCCTTGGGTACTGTGCTCGTCGGTGGCGCCGTCGAGGGTGTAGGTCCAACTGTAGCTGCCGTTGACGAGCGTGACGACCAAGGTGCCGTGCGTGCCCTGCACCGTGCCACCACCGGTGACGTTCTCGCCGTTGATCACCAGCGACTGCAGCCCGTCGTTGCCGGTATCGATGGCCAAGGTGCCGCTGGTGACGTGCGAGCCGTCATTGGCACTGCCGCCCGGCAGGCCGGCCTCGTCGACGCTGGCTTGGCCGTCGTTGACGTCGGGGCCACCGACCTCGATCGTCGGCTCGGAGTCGTCCTGCAAGGTCAGGGTGACCGTGGCGGTGCTCTCGTCGCCATCGGCGTCGGTGATGGTGTAGTCGAAGCTCACCCCCCCTTCCTCACCCGCCGCCGGGGTGTAGGTGAAGGTGCCGTCTTCGTTGTACACCAGCGTGCCGCTGCCGGTGAGGCTGCCGGCCACCAGGGCCACGCCGTTGGTCAGGTCGATGCCATCGGCGCCGCCCGTGTCGTTGCCGAACACGTTGATAGTGACCGGGGCGTTTTCGGTTTCCTGAGTCGCCGCGTCGTCCACCGCCTGCGGCACGTCGTCGATGATGGCGATGGTCAGGCTGTCGTTGGCCTCGTCGCCGTCGCTGTCGGTGACGACCAGGGTGAAGCTGTCGCTGGTCGTGTCACCGTCGGTGGCACCGTCGAGGGTGTAGGTCCAGCTGTAGCTGCCGTTGGCGAGCGTGACGACCAAGGTGCCGTGCGTACCGTTGACCGTGCCGCCACCGGTGACGTTCTCGCCGTTGATCACCAGCGACTGCAGCCCGTCGTTGCCGGTATCGATGGCCAGGGTGCCGCTGGTGACGTGCGAGCCGTCATTGGCACTGCCACTCGGCAGGCCGGCCTCGTCGACGCTGGCTTGGCCGTCGTTGACGTCGGGGCCACCAACCTCGATCGTCGGCTCGGAGTCGTCCGCCACGGTCACGGTCAGCGTGGCGCTGGAGGTATCGCCGTCGGCGTCGGTGATGGTGTAGTCGATCACCGCATCGCCTTCGAAGCCCGCCGCCGGGGTGAAGGTGACCGCGCCATTGGCATCGAAGCTCAGGCTGCCCTGGCTCGGGTTGCGCAGGCTCGCCGCCGTCAGCGTGGCGCCATCGGCACCGGCCGTATCGTTGTCCATCACGTTATAAGTGATAGGGGTATCTTCCGCGGTCCCGGCGGTGTCATCCACCGCCTGCGGCACGTCGTCGATGATGGCGATGGTCAGGCTGTCGTTGGCCTCGTCGCCGTCGCTGTCGGTGACGACCAGGGTGAAGCTGTCGCTGGTCGTGTCACCGTCGGTGGCGTCGTCGAGGGTGTAGGTCCAGCTGTAGCTGCCGTTGGCGAGCGTGACGACCAAGGTGCCGTGCGTACCGTTGACCGTGCCGCCGCCGGTGACGTTCTCGCCGTTGATCACCAGCGACTGCAGCCCGTCGTTGCCGGTATCGATGGCCAGGGTGCCGCTGGTAGCGTGGGAGCCGTCATTGGCACTGCCGCTCGGCAGGCCGGCCTCGTCGACGCTGGCTTGGCCGTCGTTGACATCGGGTCCGCTGACCTTGATGGTCGGCTCGGAGTCGTCCTGCAAGGTCAGGGTGACCGTGGCGGTGCTCTCGTCGCCATCGGCGTCGGTGATGGTGTACTCGAAGCTCACCCCCCCTTCCTCACCCGCCGCCGGGGTGTAAGTGAAGGTGCCGTCTTCGTTGTACACCAGCGTGCCGCTGCCGGTGAGGCTGCCGGCCACCAGGGCCACGCCGTTGGTCAGGTCGATGCCATCGGCACCGCCCGTGTCGTTGCCGAACACGTTGATAGTGACCGGGGCGTTTTCGGTTTCCTGAGTCGCCGCGTCGTCCACCGCCTGCGGCACGTCGTCGATGATGGCGATGGTCAGGCTGTCGCTGGCCTCGTCGCCGTCGCTGTCGGTGACGACCAGGGTGAAGCTGTCGCTGGTCGTGTCACCGTCGGTGGCGCCGTCGAGGGTGTAGGTCCAGCTGTAGCTGCCGTTGGCGAGCGTGACGACCAAGGTGCCGTGCGTACCGTTGACCGTGCCGCCACCGGTGACGTTCTCGCCGTTGATCACCAGCGACTGCAGTCCGTCGTTGCCGGTATCGATGGCCAGGGTGCCGCTGGTGACGTGCGAGCCGTCATTGGCACTGCCGCTCGGCAGGCCGGCCTCGTCGACGCTGGCTTGGCCGTCGTTGACGTCGGGGCCACCAACCTCGATCGTCGGCTCGGAGTCGTCCGCCACGGTCACGGTCAGCGTGGCGCTGGAGGTATCGCCGTCGGCGTCGGTGATGGTGTAGTCGATCACCGCATCGCCTTCGAAGCCCGCCGCCGGGGTGAAGGTGACCGCGCCATTGGCATCGAAGCTCAGGCTGCCCTGGCTCGGGTTGCGCAGGCTCGCCGCCGTCAGCGTGGCGCCATCGGCACCGGCCGTATCGTTGTCCATCACGTTATAAGTGATAGGGGTATCTTCCGCGGTCCCGGCGGTGTCATCCACCGCCTGCGGCACGTCGTCGATGATGGCGATGGTCAGGCTGTCGTTGGCCTCGTCGCCGTCGCTGTCGGTGACGACCAGGGTGAAGCTGTCGCTGGTCGTGTCACCGTCGGTGGCGCCGTCGAGGGTGTAGGTCCAGCTGTAGCTGCCGTTGGCGAGCGTGACGACCAAGGTGCCGTGCGTACCGTTGACCGTGCCGCCACCGGTGACGTTCTCGCCGTTGATCACCAGCGACTGCAGTCCGTCGTTGCCGGTATCGATGGCCAGGGTGCCGCTGGTAGCGTGGGAGCCGTCATTGGCACTGCCACTCGGCAGGCCGGCCTCGTCGACGCTGGCTTGGCCGTCGTTGACATCGGGTCCGCTGACCTTGATGGTCGGCTCGGAGTCGTCCTGCAAGGTCAGGGTGACCGTGGCGGTGCTCTCGTCGCCATCGGCGTCGGTGATGGTGTACTCGAAGCTCACCACCCCTTCCTCACCCGCCGTCGGGGTGTAGGTGAAGGTGCCGTCTTCGTTGTACACCAGCGTGCCGCTGCCGGTGAGGCTGCCGGCCACCAGGGCCACGCCGTTGGTCAGGTCGATGCCATCGGCACCGCCCGTGTCGTTGCCGAACACGTTGATAGTGACCGGGGCGTTTTCGGTTTCCTGAGTCGCCGCGTCGTCCACCGCCTGCGGCACGTCGTCGATGATGGCGATGGTCAGGCTGTCACTGGCCTCGTCGCCGTCGCTGTCGGTGACGACCAGGGTGAAGCTGTCGCTGGTCGTGTCACCGTCGGTGGCGCCGTCGAGGGTGTAGGTCCAGCTGTAGCTGCCGTTGGCGAGTGTGACGACCAAGGTGCCGTGCGTACCGTTGACCGTGCCACCGCCGGTGACATTCTCACCATTGATCACCAGCGACTGCAGCCCGTCGTTGCCGGTGTCGATAGCAAAAGTGCCGCTGGTGGTGTGCGAGCCGTCACCCACGCTGCCGGTCGGCAGGCCGGCCTCGTCGACGCTGCTGCTGTCGGACATGATTGTAATGGTCGGCTCGGAGTCGTCTGGAGCGTTCTCGTCCGGCTCAGCCAAGGCGAAAGCCAGCCCGTCCTCTTCCGGCGAGCCACGCAGATCATTCATGCCGAAGTTGAACGTCAATGGGTCGACGTTCTCGGCAATGCGCGCCAGGCGCACGAAGCTGTGACCGCCATCGGCGCCACCACCGGGGCCGGCGCCAGCTGCAGTGGCATCGAGCACCTCCAGCAGGTCGACGCTGTCGTCGTCCAGCGCCGTCAGCAGGGCTTCGAGATCCTCGTCCAAGGCAGAGAATTCAGAAGCGTCGGTCGCTTCGGCGGCATCCAGCTCCGCTGTCATGACCACTTGCTCGCCGCCTTCTACCAGCACCGGACCGATTCCATCAGCGAAGTCGAGTTGGACGCTGCCGTTGTCGGAGGTGATCAGCACCTCACCTTCCTGAAGGGTATCGCCCACGCGCAATTCGCGCAGGTTGCCCTCGGCGTCGCGCGCCCAAGCTTGGCCGGTAATCGAGATAACTGTGGAAATGGCCATGACATGGCTCCTGTATCGTCTGTATCTCTTACATTAACCTCACAAACGACACATTAAGTAACATACCGAAACATTGATATTGGACCGATGGACAAGTAGCAAAGCGAATGGACGCGAACGAAAAAAGGCTTAACAATAACTAGTTAAGCCTTTGTTTTATAAAACATAAGCTGCCTAGACGACGTTCGCGTCCTGTCTGGACAGACTGAGCACCAGCTGCATGCGGTCGCGTACGCCGAGCTTGCGAAATACCGCGCCGAGATGTGCCTTGACCGTGCGCTCGGTGATGTCGAGCTGGCGGGCCACCTCCTTGTTGCTGCGTCCTTCTGCTACCGCCAGTGCCACGGCTCGCTCGCGCTCCGTCAGCACGGACAGGTTCTCCTGCGGCAGGCCGTCACGCCCACCTAGGGTGGCGAATGCGCCTCCAACCACCTTGCTGAGCAATTCGGCCGGCACCCATACCCCCTGATGGCCGGTGACCAGAGCCACCTGCCGCAGTAGCTCGGGGGGTGATAGCGCGTGGACATAGCCACGCGCCCCCACCTGTAGCGCCATGAGCGCTTCCACTTCGCTCGGCGTCAGGGACATGACGACAACAATAGCGCCATGGCCAGCCAGCGCTCCCGCCAGCCCGGGCCATTCCGGATGATCCGTCAACAGCCAGATCCGGTCGCCATCGTCCACCATGACGCGCGCCTGGTCCGGGTTGATTCGCCGTATATCGCGAAAGGCGCTGTGCAGCCGTGGAATGTCTGCGCGCCTCTGACTCACGAACAGAACTGCCATCATCGTTCCCCCATGGAGTTGCTCCATGCCCGCAGTACGGGTTTGAGCAGATACTGCATCACGGTGCGCTTGCCGGTCATGATGTCGACCTGAGCCGTCATGCCGGGAATGACCTGGATGTCACTGCCCAGGTTTTCCCCTTCGACCGTTTTCACACGCACCAGATAGAAGGTGTTGTCGTCGTCGTCAGTGATGGTGTCGGCACTGATGTGGTCCAGCTCGGCTTCGAGACCGCCGTAGATGGCGAAGTCGTACGCCGTCAGCTTGATGGTGGCCGGCTGGCCGGGTCGCAGGAAAGCAATGTCCTGCGGTGCGATACGCGCCTCGACCAGCAGCTGATCGTCGCTGGGTATGATGTCCACCACTTCCTGCCCTGGCTGTACCACGCCGCCCAGGGTATTGATCCCCAGGCGCTGCACGATGCCATCCACAGGGGATCGGACCTCGGCGAGGCGCACCCGATCCTGCAGGCCGGCACTGGACTCATCGAGTGCCCCCAGATCCCCAATGGTCTGAGCCAGGTCGTTGCGCCATTCGCTGCGCCGTTCGGCGCCAATCTCGCGTAGCTGGGTACGCGCCTCTTCTACGGCGGCCTCGAGGCGCGCGACAGCAGCCGCGGCCTGGTTGCGCTCGCCGGTGGCACGCGAAACCTCACGTTCGAGGCGCAGGATGTCGACCTCCGAGACCGCCCCCGAGGCCAACAGTGGTCGTGTCAGGTTCAACTCCTGGCTCGCCATGTTCGCCTCACGCTGGGCGGTATCGCGCCGCGCCTTGGCTTCGTTGAGCTCCTCTTCACGCTGACGAATGCGATCGCGCAAAATGCTCTCCTGCTCGCGAAGCTCCTCACGCCGGCTCTCGTAGACCTCGCGCTCTTGCGCGACGATTTCCGGCGCCCCGCTGCGCAATTCGTCGTCGGGGTTGAAGGGCGTATCGGTCACCAGAGCGCGCAGCCGTTCGGCGCGGGCACGAAGGGCCAATGCCTGGGCACGGTTCTCACGGAAGTTGGCAACGAAGCGCGTGGGGTCGATGCGCATCAGCACTTGCCCCGCTTCGACCATCTCCCCTTCACGCACCATGATCTGCTGCACCACACCGCCATCGAAGGACTGCACCTTCTGCAACTGGCTGGAGGGAATCACTCTCCCGGTCCCGCGTGTCACCTCGTCGATCGAAGCAAAATAGGCCCATGCGATCAGCGCGCCGAAGGCAAGCAGTATGGTGTAGAGGAAGAGCCGTGCCCGGATCGGGTCCTGCTGCATGCGCGCCCAGTCGGCATCGCTGGCCCAGTCGCGATTGAGGTGGGCGGAAGTCACCCGCTTGGAGAACAGACGGTCCATGAACGGACGAAACGGCTTGCCGCCGACATCGGTGAAACGCCCGATCGCCTCGAAGCCTTGCTGCTCGGCACTCTTGCCCTTGGCCTTGGGAGACGTGGCGGTCATCAGTTGGCCCTCCCGATCTGGCCCTTGCGCAGGGCTTCCACGACCTTGTCACGCGGGCCGTCGGCAACGACCTTGCCGGCGTCGATGACGATGATGCGATCGACCAGCGACAGCAATGAGGTACGGTGAGTCACCACGATCAGCGTCTTGCCCTGCCCGTAACTTGCTAGATTGGCCTTGAAGGCCTCCTCACTGGCGTGATCCATGGAGCTGGTCGGTTCGTCGAGCAACAGGATCTTCGGGTCATGAACCAGTGCTCGCGCAATGGCCACTGCCTGGCGCTGGCCCCCGGAGAGCATCTGGCCACGTTCGCCCACCTGAAGCTCGACGCCTTGGGGGTGGCCATTGACCAGGCTTTCCAGGCCGCTGAGCTTGATCGCATGCAGCAGCGCCTCGTCGTCGACACCATCGCTGCCGCCACCGGCCACGATATTGTCACGCAGCGAACCGAAGAACAGGCTGACGTCCTGCGGCACGTAGCCGATGTGGCGCCGCAGCTCCACCGGATCGAACTGTCGCAGGTCCACCCCGTCGAGCATTACCGAACCCGCCGTGGGCGCATACAACCCCAGCAACAGCTTGTTGAGCGAGGTCTTGCCACAACCGACACGCCCCAGCAAGGCCACCTTCTCGCCAGGCTCGATCTTGAGCGAGATGTCGCGTAGCGCATCGCGCTCCTCGTCCGGGTAGCGTAACGACGCCTTGTCGAAACGAATCTCACCATGAACGACCGGGCGCGAGATGAAGGACTTGCCTTCGGGCCGCTCCACCGGGCGCTGCATGACGTCGTCGAGAGACTTCAAGGCGGTGGACGACTGATGGTACTGGGCCAGCAACGCGGCTGCCTGGCTCACCGGCGCCATGGCACGGGACGAGAGCATATAGGCAGCAATGAGCCCACCCTGACTGAGATTGCCGTCGATGATCAGGTAGACGCCAATCAGGATCACGCAGACCGCCACGGTATGCTGGGCCCACATCGCCACGTTGGAAACCGAGGTGCTGACCAGGCGCAGTTGGGCCGAGGTACGCGACAGAAAGGCCGTCGACTTCTCCCAGATTCCCTGGAGCCGGCTCTCGGCGCGCAGGGTCTTGACCGTTTCCAGGTGCGACAGCGACTCCACCAGCGTGGCATTGCGTTGGGCACTGACTCGCCAGGTGGTATCGGAAAGCTCGTGCAGCTTGCCCTGGGCCGCCATGGCGTAGAGCAGCACGACAACGATGCCGGCAAGTACCGGCAGCGCCAGCGGCGCCCCGATCAAGGCAATGATGGCGGCGAAGAACAGCACGAAAGGCAGGTCGACCAATGCCACCACCGTGGCCGAGCCGATGAAGGCGCGCACCGACTCGAAGGATTGCAGGGTGGAGGCGAACGAGCCGGTCGAGGCGGGCCGGGCTTCCATGCGCAGGCCCAGTACCTGGGACATGATCTTCGCGGAGAGCTTGACGTCGGCCCGACTCGCCGCCAGGTCGATGAAGGCGCTGCGCATCAGACGCAGTGCCAAGTCGAAGCAGAGCACGATGAAGATGCCGGCGGCCAGCACCCATAGCGTCTCCGTGGCATGGTTGGG
This portion of the Billgrantia sulfidoxydans genome encodes:
- a CDS encoding retention module-containing protein → MAISTVISITGQAWARDAEGNLRELRVGDTLQEGEVLITSDNGSVQLDFADGIGPVLVEGGEQVVMTAELDAAEATDASEFSALDEDLEALLTALDDDSVDLLEVLDATAAGAGPGGGADGGHSFVRLARIAENVDPLTFNFGMNDLRGSPEEDGLAFALAEPDENAPDDSEPTITIMSDSSSVDEAGLPTGSVGDGSHTTSGTFAIDTGNDGLQSLVINGENVTGGGTVNGTHGTLVVTLANGSYSWTYTLDGATDGDTTSDSFTLVVTDSDGDEASDSLTIAIIDDVPQAVDDAATQETENAPVTINVFGNDTGGADGIDLTNGVALVAGSLTGSGTLVYNEDGTFTYTPTAGEEGVVSFEYTITDADGDESTATVTLTLQDDSEPTIKVSGPDVNDGQASVDEAGLPSGSANDGSHATSGTLAIDTGNDGLQSLVINGENVTGGGTVNGTHGTLVVTLANGSYSWTYTLDGATDGDTTSDSFTLVVTDSDGDEANDSLTIAIIDDVPQAVDDTAGTAEDTPITYNVMDNDTAGADGATLTAASLRNPSQGSLSFDANGAVTFTPAAGFEGDAVIDYTITDADGDTSSATLTVTVADDSEPTIEVGGPDVNDGQASVDEAGLPSGSANDGSHVTSGTLAIDTGNDGLQSLVINGENVTGGGTVNGTHGTLVVTLANGSYSWTYTLDGATDGDTTSDSFTLVVTDSDGDEASDSLTIAIIDDVPQAVDDAATQETENAPVTINVFGNDTGGADGIDLTNGVALVAGSLTGSGTLVYNEDGTFTYTPAAGEEGGVSFEYTITDADGDESTATVTLTLQDDSEPTIKVSGPDVNDGQASVDEAGLPSGSANDGSHATSGTLAIDTGNDGLQSLVINGENVTGGGTVNGTHGTLVVTLANGSYSWTYTLDDATDGDTTSDSFTLVVTDSDGDEANDSLTIAIIDDVPQAVDDTAGTAEDTPITYNVMDNDTAGADGATLTAASLRNPSQGSLSFDANGAVTFTPAAGFEGDAVIDYTITDADGDTSSATLTVTVADDSEPTIEVGGPDVNDGQASVDEAGLPSGSANDGSHVTSGTLAIDTGNDGLQSLVINGENVTGGGTVNGTHGTLVVTLANGSYSWTYTLDGATDGDTTSDSFTLVVTDSDGDEANDSLTIAIIDDVPQAVDDAATQETENAPVTINVFGNDTGGADGIDLTNGVALVAGSLTGSGTLVYNEDGTFTYTPAAGEEGGVSFDYTITDADGDESTATVTLTLQDDSEPTIEVGGPDVNDGQASVDEAGLPGGSANDGSHVTSGTLAIDTGNDGLQSLVINGENVTGGGTVQGTHGTLVVTLVNGSYSWTYTLDGATDEHSTQGPNIDGVKDSFALVVTDSDGDSANASLTIDIVDDIPSEFTPDAAALVDGAAGKLNFADAVGADGLGNVVFKASLEGQPAVDTDGNALSFEGQPLFYALSSDGQQLTAMTESGEEAFVVTLKPNGDGFTIQVNDQVLNGTLVEGNIAAGISGGNSGYYALNSEDGDIANDVLISSTTNDTINTSSGRLGVSEGQSITNGEFIRFDFLQGLSFTGVSGSPEWEARQQATQFTQDVYLTGGKNSTASFIVKAVADAEASSGHPSDVTDQYLTLSPDDIVVLDGNGVDVTSEVTLTQVGDGIRIDGVKDGWSYRVETEEPFEAIEVTGANGDNFKLGDLSFQTGGTASDFDIELKIEGQDADGDTVDSSITLSSPAPDALYVGNNSENNHDSTSGSDVLIGDAGGKFTIVEPGQNYNISLIVDASGSMNDYSGTGYLSRMDLTKQALVNLANQLKEHDGTVNVQLMVFSYHASTLASIQNLNADNVNDLLLAIDAVSAGGGTNYESAFEQAVAWFNAQHGNDASVSDGFKNLTYFLTDGDPTKYYDADGNLRGPGDATDINTFNASVEAFEELSAVSAVHATGIGSGVSEHILKFFDNSEVAGEGYLTASNGATTVTAPFGYVDIVNTAEDLDAALKGGSSSDELAELGDDVLTGGDGDDIIFGDAINSDHLEWTNLDTGEIFSDGSHDGLGYAGLVEYLRWAEGTPGEAPSDAEIIAYVKSRWEELVDTQRADGGNDFLDGGSGDDVLIGGAGDDVLIGGAGDDALIGGAGDDTLLGGLGADTFAWKLGDQGEEGSAAVDTVEDFSLAQGDSLDLSELLSDGNGLEHLRFEADGSGTTKLYISTEGNFGTDEGNFDNALADQVIVLENFSGDLEALKSSLNID
- a CDS encoding response regulator transcription factor, with the translated sequence MMAVLFVSQRRADIPRLHSAFRDIRRINPDQARVMVDDGDRIWLLTDHPEWPGLAGALAGHGAIVVVMSLTPSEVEALMALQVGARGYVHALSPPELLRQVALVTGHQGVWVPAELLSKVVGGAFATLGGRDGLPQENLSVLTERERAVALAVAEGRSNKEVARQLDITERTVKAHLGAVFRKLGVRDRMQLVLSLSRQDANVV